The following are encoded in a window of Sutcliffiella horikoshii genomic DNA:
- a CDS encoding N-acetylmuramoyl-L-alanine amidase, with amino-acid sequence MKLIVLDPGHGGQDPGAVFQRLQEKVVNLDIAKRVRAYLEKEYEVKVMMTREGDSTVSLEARTNLANSVKADYFCSIHHNAGGGTGFESYRFNGSNAFSSKSKTFQEIVHREVINVVTSKYNRRDRGIKAANFHVLRETSMPSVLLEILFLDSTEDRALIQHEMFKEDVSAAIGEGIAKALALPRKVTTNLYKVIAGSFKDRKNAEARMKFLQEKGITAFIATTTLNGAPYFRVQAGAFKDRENAENLVDQIKKLGVEAFILVETTMSPTPTPPVDPTPPTPPAPPNAPKPTGLSIEGQSVLKAEELDTFVKTINPNGPLLGEYYIELGDAYNIRGDVAFAQAIHETNYFRFTGTVKPEQNNYAGIGATGEEVRGATFATPEEGVLAHIQHLYAYANREPLPTTYPKVDPRFDLVTRGIAPGWIDLNGRWAVPGTQYGQLILKIYEKMLEDTITVKQEELEKMRDVLVELRNSN; translated from the coding sequence ATGAAATTGATAGTGTTAGACCCTGGTCATGGCGGACAGGACCCCGGGGCTGTATTTCAGAGGCTCCAAGAAAAAGTAGTGAATTTAGATATTGCCAAGCGTGTGAGAGCATATTTGGAAAAAGAATATGAAGTGAAAGTGATGATGACAAGAGAGGGGGATTCCACTGTCAGCTTGGAAGCGAGAACTAATCTTGCAAATTCTGTTAAAGCGGATTATTTCTGTTCTATTCATCATAATGCTGGCGGCGGAACAGGCTTTGAAAGCTATCGTTTTAATGGTAGCAACGCGTTTTCTAGTAAATCAAAGACTTTTCAGGAAATTGTTCATAGAGAAGTCATTAACGTGGTCACAAGTAAATACAATAGAAGAGATAGAGGAATCAAAGCGGCAAACTTCCATGTGTTAAGAGAAACGTCGATGCCATCTGTTCTGTTGGAGATCCTGTTTCTAGATAGCACCGAGGATCGGGCGCTCATCCAGCATGAAATGTTTAAAGAGGATGTGTCGGCTGCGATCGGGGAAGGTATTGCCAAAGCTTTGGCCCTGCCAAGGAAGGTGACAACCAATTTGTATAAAGTAATTGCCGGATCTTTTAAGGATAGAAAAAATGCCGAAGCCAGAATGAAATTCCTTCAGGAAAAGGGCATCACGGCATTCATTGCGACAACGACCTTAAACGGTGCGCCATACTTTCGTGTGCAAGCGGGTGCATTTAAAGATAGGGAGAATGCCGAAAACCTGGTGGACCAAATTAAGAAGTTAGGAGTGGAAGCATTCATCCTAGTCGAAACCACTATGTCACCAACGCCAACGCCTCCAGTAGATCCAACACCACCAACACCGCCTGCTCCACCTAATGCTCCAAAACCAACAGGACTATCCATTGAAGGTCAATCTGTATTAAAAGCCGAAGAACTAGATACCTTTGTCAAAACAATTAATCCGAATGGCCCTTTGCTTGGAGAGTATTATATCGAACTTGGAGATGCTTATAACATCAGAGGGGATGTTGCCTTTGCACAGGCCATCCACGAAACAAACTATTTCCGGTTTACAGGAACCGTGAAACCAGAGCAAAATAACTATGCAGGGATTGGAGCGACAGGTGAAGAGGTACGAGGTGCCACTTTTGCAACACCGGAAGAAGGGGTTCTTGCTCATATTCAGCACCTTTACGCGTATGCAAATCGCGAGCCGCTGCCAACAACCTATCCTAAAGTTGATCCACGTTTTGACCTTGTTACAAGAGGAATTGCCCCTGGATGGATTGATTTGAATGGTCGCTGGGCGGTACCTGGAACACAATACGGACAGTTGATCTTAAAGATTTATGAAAAAATGCTGGAAGATACCATTACGGTAAAACAGGAAGAGTTGGAGAAGATGAGGGATGTGCTGGTCGAACTAAGAAACTCCAATTAA
- a CDS encoding DUF1360 domain-containing protein has product MLESWFWFLLLGLASFRLTRLIVLDKIAGFIRKPFVEEIEEKNEKGEIEEYIIIKGKGLRRWIGELLSCYWCTGVWVTTGLFLLMTFYPFIGEPVLIIFGAAGVAGILESIVARIID; this is encoded by the coding sequence TTGCTTGAAAGCTGGTTTTGGTTTCTCCTGCTTGGACTTGCCAGTTTCCGTTTAACCAGGCTGATTGTGTTGGATAAAATTGCAGGGTTTATTCGAAAGCCATTTGTGGAAGAAATCGAAGAGAAGAATGAGAAGGGTGAAATAGAGGAATATATCATCATTAAAGGAAAAGGACTAAGACGCTGGATTGGAGAACTGCTCAGCTGCTATTGGTGTACCGGAGTTTGGGTGACAACGGGCTTGTTTCTATTAATGACGTTTTATCCATTTATAGGAGAGCCTGTGCTGATAATTTTTGGTGCTGCAGGTGTTGCGGGGATTCTAGAAAGCATCGTGGCAAGAATTATTGATTAA
- the fabI gene encoding enoyl-ACP reductase FabI, which yields MNLSLDGRTYVVMGVANKRSIAWGIARSLHDAGARLVFTYAGERLEKSVRELADSLERNDSIVLPCDVTKDEEVHTCFQQIKEEVGTIHGVAHCIAFANKEELQGDYMNTTRDGFLLAHNISSYSLTAVAKEAKEIMTEGGSIVTLTYLGGEKVVPNYNVMGVAKASLDASVKYLANDLGKVGIRVNSISAGPIRTLSAKGVSDFNSILKEIEETAPLRRVTTQEEVGDTALFLFSNLSRGITGENIHVDSGYHIF from the coding sequence ATGAACTTATCCTTAGATGGTCGTACATATGTAGTAATGGGAGTAGCAAATAAAAGAAGTATCGCATGGGGTATCGCACGCTCCTTGCATGACGCAGGAGCGCGTTTGGTATTCACGTACGCAGGTGAACGCTTAGAAAAAAGCGTAAGAGAGCTTGCAGATTCACTTGAGAGAAACGATTCCATCGTTCTTCCATGTGATGTAACGAAAGACGAGGAAGTTCACACTTGTTTCCAGCAAATTAAAGAAGAAGTTGGAACGATACACGGTGTAGCGCACTGTATCGCATTCGCCAACAAAGAAGAGTTGCAAGGCGATTACATGAACACAACTAGAGATGGATTCCTGCTTGCGCACAATATCAGCTCTTACTCTTTAACAGCTGTGGCTAAAGAAGCAAAAGAAATCATGACAGAAGGTGGAAGCATCGTAACACTTACTTACCTTGGCGGTGAAAAAGTGGTTCCAAACTACAACGTCATGGGTGTGGCAAAAGCGAGCCTTGATGCAAGCGTGAAATACCTTGCCAATGACCTTGGAAAAGTGGGTATCCGCGTAAACTCCATTTCCGCAGGCCCAATTCGTACGCTTTCTGCTAAAGGTGTAAGTGACTTCAACTCTATCTTAAAAGAAATTGAAGAAACAGCTCCACTTCGCAGGGTGACTACACAAGAAGAAGTTGGGGACACGGCGTTGTTCTTGTTTAGTAACTTGTCTCGTGGAATTACTGGGGAAAATATTCACGTTGACTCTGGATACCATATCTTTTAA
- a CDS encoding CgeB family protein gives MTRSSLKIAFIGRYTEGKTGIVKSIFMGLEENGHELLEINLSQRTSLIYNPHKNFGGHGPVYVKWEFIKEEITVFKPDVILFCAGGLTFEKTVMEELKKYCTIIGFTLSDPDVFPSVQSFVGEFDHHTTNSPLAMEMYKKAGINNTHYMPFAIDSRFFTPHKPIYKYKSDVSIIGHFRPNRLEAAKALQENFRCKIFGRGWPLPSMGPVYDDEWFKAMYSTKMVVNFPLTGAGYTNVKVGIFEAAATGRLIFTEYFEEMEHFFEYGKEIIAYSDEADLIKKIRYFLQHPDDAEAIGLAGQKKCAEKHTWKQRLETFFQEVQLKTPEKKWEEN, from the coding sequence ATGACTAGATCTTCACTAAAGATTGCCTTTATAGGACGATATACAGAGGGGAAAACAGGGATAGTAAAAAGTATTTTTATGGGCCTTGAGGAAAATGGACATGAATTATTAGAAATAAACCTTTCTCAACGAACTTCTTTAATCTATAATCCTCATAAAAACTTTGGCGGCCACGGTCCTGTCTATGTGAAATGGGAGTTTATAAAAGAGGAAATTACCGTTTTTAAACCAGATGTTATTTTATTCTGCGCCGGCGGATTGACTTTTGAGAAGACTGTCATGGAGGAATTAAAAAAATATTGTACAATCATCGGATTTACATTAAGTGACCCAGATGTTTTTCCGTCTGTTCAATCCTTTGTGGGAGAATTTGATCATCATACAACCAACTCCCCCCTTGCTATGGAGATGTACAAGAAAGCTGGAATCAACAACACCCATTATATGCCCTTTGCAATTGATTCAAGGTTTTTCACCCCACATAAGCCAATCTATAAATATAAATCTGATGTATCTATTATTGGACATTTCCGTCCAAACCGGTTGGAAGCAGCAAAAGCCCTCCAGGAAAACTTCCGTTGTAAAATATTTGGAAGAGGATGGCCCCTCCCTTCCATGGGACCAGTTTATGATGATGAATGGTTCAAAGCCATGTATTCTACTAAAATGGTAGTCAACTTTCCTTTGACAGGGGCTGGATACACCAATGTTAAAGTAGGTATATTCGAAGCCGCCGCGACAGGAAGACTTATTTTTACGGAGTACTTTGAGGAGATGGAACATTTTTTTGAGTACGGAAAAGAAATAATCGCATACTCAGATGAGGCAGATTTGATTAAAAAAATCAGATACTTTCTTCAACACCCTGATGATGCAGAAGCAATTGGGTTGGCAGGACAAAAGAAGTGTGCAGAAAAACACACTTGGAAACAGCGTTTAGAGACTTTCTTCCAAGAAGTGCAACTTAAAACTCCCGAAAAAAAATGGGAAGAAAATTAA
- a CDS encoding glycosyltransferase family 2 protein: protein MRKEYGYFREGNTDPKFSVVICTYNDAEYLSNATESVINQSKCNWELIIVNDGSSDDTLKILEPLKIFPNIHVISLPQNKGKAFCLNIGLQAAKGTWLVELDADDWLPKKALEMLDNIVCEGVEAYYGNYVEWRENYSNKQLSFSRVIKGMPDFNATMYLESAFPLAPRIYRMDTLRKIGGWYTKDIFESRMYEDVYILCAISKKGRLEHLDELLYHRRLRSRSVSAKGRKDLFEKWKEWVKEELSI from the coding sequence ATGCGGAAGGAATATGGATATTTCAGGGAGGGAAATACTGATCCGAAATTCAGTGTTGTAATTTGCACGTATAATGATGCTGAGTATTTATCTAATGCAACAGAGAGTGTGATTAACCAAAGTAAGTGTAATTGGGAGTTAATTATAGTTAATGATGGATCATCGGATGATACCTTAAAAATACTTGAACCTTTAAAAATCTTCCCCAATATTCATGTCATTTCTTTGCCACAAAATAAGGGAAAAGCATTTTGTTTAAATATTGGGTTGCAAGCAGCAAAAGGTACATGGCTAGTAGAACTTGATGCTGATGATTGGCTCCCAAAAAAAGCATTAGAAATGTTAGATAATATTGTTTGTGAGGGGGTGGAGGCATACTATGGGAACTATGTTGAATGGAGGGAGAATTACAGTAACAAACAGCTTTCTTTTTCTAGAGTGATTAAAGGCATGCCAGATTTCAACGCGACGATGTACTTAGAGAGTGCTTTTCCACTTGCTCCAAGGATATATCGAATGGATACATTGCGGAAAATTGGAGGGTGGTACACAAAGGATATTTTCGAAAGTAGAATGTATGAGGATGTGTATATTCTGTGTGCTATCAGTAAAAAGGGGAGGCTAGAACACTTGGATGAACTGCTATATCATAGAAGGTTAAGAAGCAGGAGTGTGTCTGCGAAAGGACGAAAGGATTTGTTTGAGAAGTGGAAAGAGTGGGTTAAAGAGGAATTATCTATTTAA
- a CDS encoding glycosyltransferase, translating into MTLDIIIFPPTIDWTFMKQRPQQLMAKFASKGFCVFYCNKTQKDTDMEQVYPNLYLIHDHHQLVSVTLPIFRQKRKGRVGVWCSWPKLAETLDVYQADWIIYDCVDEFALTIQYEKALVAKADAITCTAGRIHDRLRKMYPDKTIKLIPNAYDDNMRLHLQKSIAPKPDKIIGYIGAWAPWVDEALIRKLAYAVPTNTIVIIGIEFDKKFRLHDVPNITYLGHLPHDELAEHLQTFSVCLIPFKVNSITLATNPVKMYEYLATGKPVVSTNLPECRKYEEVIAIGTSHLDFIAKVKSLLEAPGDATPRRHIALSNTWEHRCNSILSLIESIQIKTIREDD; encoded by the coding sequence ATGACATTGGACATTATCATTTTTCCTCCTACCATTGATTGGACCTTTATGAAACAGCGCCCTCAACAATTAATGGCCAAATTCGCTTCTAAAGGATTTTGCGTATTTTATTGTAATAAAACCCAAAAAGATACAGACATGGAACAGGTTTATCCTAACCTATATCTTATTCATGATCACCATCAGTTAGTAAGCGTGACTCTCCCTATTTTTAGACAGAAACGGAAAGGTCGCGTTGGAGTTTGGTGTTCATGGCCTAAACTCGCGGAAACATTGGATGTATATCAGGCCGATTGGATTATCTACGACTGTGTCGATGAATTTGCATTAACTATACAATATGAAAAAGCGTTGGTAGCCAAAGCCGATGCCATTACATGCACAGCCGGTCGGATACATGACAGGTTACGAAAAATGTATCCCGATAAAACCATTAAACTTATTCCCAATGCCTATGACGATAACATGAGACTGCATTTACAAAAGTCAATTGCCCCTAAGCCTGACAAAATTATTGGGTATATAGGAGCATGGGCACCATGGGTTGATGAAGCGTTGATACGTAAGCTTGCATATGCAGTTCCAACCAACACTATTGTAATTATAGGAATTGAATTTGATAAAAAGTTCCGGTTGCATGATGTCCCGAATATTACCTATTTAGGGCATCTGCCACACGACGAATTAGCAGAGCACCTTCAAACTTTTTCCGTATGTCTCATTCCTTTTAAGGTGAATTCTATAACGCTTGCAACCAACCCGGTGAAAATGTATGAATACCTTGCCACGGGTAAACCCGTCGTGTCCACCAACCTACCAGAGTGTAGAAAATATGAAGAAGTGATCGCCATCGGTACAAGTCACTTGGATTTTATTGCAAAAGTAAAGAGTCTTTTAGAAGCTCCGGGTGATGCCACCCCTCGCCGACATATTGCGTTATCCAACACCTGGGAACACCGATGCAATAGCATTCTTTCCTTAATAGAGAGTATTCAAATTAAAACCATTAGAGAGGACGACTAA
- a CDS encoding YhcN/YlaJ family sporulation lipoprotein yields MKVAAFVVMLVLSVSVLGACGQGEVKERVEDTIMRTSNEQKEKSDKEQLAEKIAKDFIEVKGAIAYDTEDELVVAFHVTQYQKFFTEKIEKKVKKALEKEFPDENVVVSHDLKIRLEIERLRRDVEQQDISEKELEKRIEKMKTLREEKA; encoded by the coding sequence ATGAAAGTGGCGGCGTTTGTAGTGATGTTGGTGTTGTCTGTGAGTGTGTTAGGTGCGTGCGGGCAAGGTGAGGTGAAAGAGAGAGTCGAGGACACTATCATGAGGACCTCTAATGAGCAAAAAGAGAAGTCTGATAAGGAACAACTTGCAGAGAAGATTGCTAAAGATTTCATAGAGGTAAAAGGTGCTATTGCATATGATACCGAAGACGAATTGGTGGTTGCCTTTCATGTGACACAGTATCAGAAGTTTTTTACAGAGAAGATTGAAAAAAAGGTAAAAAAAGCATTGGAAAAGGAGTTTCCAGATGAAAATGTGGTCGTATCCCATGATCTAAAAATTCGTCTTGAAATTGAAAGGCTTAGAAGAGATGTGGAGCAGCAGGACATTTCTGAAAAAGAGTTGGAGAAGCGGATTGAGAAAATGAAGACACTACGAGAAGAAAAAGCATAG
- a CDS encoding polysaccharide pyruvyl transferase family protein, which translates to MKIFIHGFYGAGNAGDDAILEAIIETIKEINGKIEIVVSIRSKNIPAYYGKESIQYVLGTDIPAVSKELETCSLLIVGGGGLFQDYNSFDPGNLFTNQRGAINYYTYPIILAKMMAIRVMFYGIGVGPLQQPISRTAMKWIGELADDITVRDMESYQLLKEVGVTKQVLTADPVTRLGSTFTNEAHSMNSNKKLNVGINLRNWTYAEQDAKLFQQQFIHYLHLLAKAFPITYYVMPFNKLPSEMVKAEQIAKELGNAEVLPYSSSPKKYKYLCQQLDLMIAMRLHANIFSIYEGVPSVGISYDGKVEQFFQEIQLPTYCHSLSNYDLSSFKQIIQDILNNTGHHKRVVQDKLAILQEREKINKDVLTKAIELSKYD; encoded by the coding sequence ATGAAAATCTTCATCCATGGCTTTTACGGAGCAGGGAATGCAGGAGACGACGCCATCCTTGAGGCTATCATAGAAACGATTAAAGAAATAAATGGCAAGATCGAGATTGTCGTAAGTATCCGCTCCAAAAACATCCCAGCCTATTATGGCAAAGAATCTATTCAATATGTGCTTGGTACGGACATACCGGCTGTAAGCAAAGAACTGGAAACATGTTCTCTTCTTATCGTGGGTGGAGGAGGTCTGTTTCAGGATTATAACTCCTTTGACCCTGGCAACCTATTTACGAACCAAAGAGGGGCTATCAACTACTACACGTATCCTATCATTCTTGCGAAAATGATGGCTATACGCGTCATGTTTTATGGGATTGGTGTTGGACCGCTTCAACAACCGATCTCCAGAACCGCGATGAAATGGATCGGTGAATTGGCAGATGATATAACCGTCAGGGATATGGAATCTTATCAGTTATTAAAAGAAGTTGGCGTCACTAAGCAAGTATTGACCGCAGATCCAGTGACCCGGCTTGGTTCTACTTTTACCAATGAAGCCCATTCGATGAATAGTAACAAAAAGTTGAATGTCGGCATCAATCTGAGAAACTGGACATACGCAGAACAGGACGCAAAACTATTTCAGCAGCAGTTTATTCATTATCTACACTTATTAGCCAAGGCTTTTCCCATTACCTATTATGTGATGCCTTTTAATAAATTGCCTTCAGAAATGGTGAAAGCAGAACAAATCGCCAAAGAACTTGGAAACGCGGAAGTACTGCCGTATAGCTCTTCGCCTAAAAAATATAAATACCTTTGTCAACAATTGGATTTGATGATTGCGATGCGACTTCATGCTAATATCTTTTCTATTTATGAAGGAGTTCCAAGTGTAGGAATATCCTACGACGGAAAGGTAGAACAATTTTTCCAGGAAATACAATTACCTACCTACTGTCATTCCTTATCAAACTATGATTTATCCTCCTTCAAACAGATTATTCAGGACATCCTAAACAATACTGGTCATCATAAAAGAGTCGTGCAGGATAAACTCGCCATTCTACAAGAACGGGAAAAAATCAATAAAGACGTACTTACAAAAGCAATTGAGTTGAGCAAGTATGACTAG
- the wecB gene encoding non-hydrolyzing UDP-N-acetylglucosamine 2-epimerase, translating into MKIAVIVGTRPELIKMAVLIKELKKRDLNHLFIHSGQHYDYFMDGMVMELFELPKPDHHLSVGSGSHSETTAKIMVKIEELILKEKIDLVVVHGDTNTTLATSLAACKTAAKIAHVEAGLRSYDRSMPEETNRVLVDHLSNYLFCPTEGAVENLSKEGINTGIHLVGQSIVDAVTYISQGITPVILEKHSLHSDSYLFVTCHRQENTDCNLRLNGIMEALLHLATHTPYKVVFALHPRTKKILIINNFLARLSNHQNVLVLDPPPNFQETIHLQQHAKIVLTDSGGLQEESCILGTPCITLRENTERPETVDCGANTLAGYDTKKIIQIVETTLNSPTKWKHPYGSAGISAKILDIMTGGST; encoded by the coding sequence ATGAAAATAGCCGTCATAGTGGGAACAAGGCCAGAGTTGATTAAAATGGCCGTGTTGATCAAGGAACTAAAAAAACGAGATCTTAATCATCTCTTTATTCATTCTGGCCAACATTACGATTATTTTATGGATGGCATGGTGATGGAATTATTTGAACTGCCAAAGCCAGACCATCATTTAAGCGTCGGATCTGGCTCACATAGTGAAACAACCGCAAAAATTATGGTGAAGATTGAAGAACTTATTTTAAAGGAGAAAATAGATCTTGTTGTCGTGCATGGGGATACAAATACCACACTTGCTACAAGTCTTGCTGCCTGTAAAACGGCTGCGAAAATTGCCCATGTAGAAGCCGGTTTAAGAAGCTATGACAGGTCTATGCCGGAAGAAACCAATAGAGTGCTTGTGGACCATCTTTCCAACTACCTTTTCTGTCCAACTGAAGGCGCAGTGGAAAATCTATCAAAGGAAGGCATTAACACAGGCATCCACCTTGTTGGCCAGTCAATCGTGGACGCCGTTACCTACATTTCACAAGGCATCACGCCAGTCATACTAGAGAAGCACTCATTACATTCCGATTCTTACCTGTTTGTCACATGCCACCGGCAGGAGAATACAGATTGCAACTTACGTTTAAATGGGATTATGGAGGCCCTCCTACATCTAGCGACTCACACGCCCTATAAAGTGGTCTTCGCGCTACACCCAAGAACAAAGAAGATACTCATAATAAATAACTTTCTAGCACGGCTTAGTAATCATCAAAACGTTCTAGTACTAGATCCACCTCCAAATTTTCAGGAAACCATCCACCTGCAACAACATGCCAAAATCGTGCTAACAGACAGCGGTGGGTTGCAAGAAGAATCTTGTATTCTAGGAACCCCATGTATCACCCTAAGAGAAAATACGGAAAGACCTGAAACAGTGGATTGTGGTGCCAATACACTTGCAGGATATGACACTAAAAAAATAATACAAATAGTTGAGACCACATTAAACTCGCCAACTAAATGGAAACACCCGTATGGATCGGCAGGTATCAGCGCTAAAATTTTGGATATCATGACAGGAGGATCTACATGA
- the spoVAC gene encoding stage V sporulation protein AC: MSKKDKQLTPEQKAYQKLEQKIELKRPVWKNCIIAFLVGGLFCIVGQAIQLMYIYLFNFTEVTAGNPTVATMIFIAMLLTGFGVYDRIAQFAGAGSAVPVTGFGNAVISACIEHKTEGYVLGVGSNMFKLAGSVILFGVFSAFVVALVKTIVVSIGGF, from the coding sequence GTGAGCAAGAAGGATAAGCAACTAACACCTGAACAGAAAGCCTATCAGAAGTTGGAACAGAAGATCGAGTTGAAGCGACCGGTTTGGAAAAATTGCATCATTGCCTTTTTGGTGGGTGGCCTCTTTTGTATTGTGGGACAGGCCATACAACTGATGTACATATATCTCTTTAATTTTACCGAAGTGACGGCTGGGAATCCAACTGTAGCGACCATGATATTTATTGCCATGTTGCTGACAGGATTCGGTGTGTATGATAGGATTGCACAGTTTGCCGGAGCGGGAAGTGCGGTGCCTGTAACAGGGTTCGGAAACGCCGTTATTTCGGCATGTATTGAACATAAGACAGAGGGTTACGTGCTTGGAGTAGGATCTAATATGTTTAAGCTTGCGGGATCGGTTATTTTGTTCGGCGTATTCTCAGCCTTTGTGGTTGCACTGGTGAAGACCATCGTGGTCTCGATAGGAGGGTTCTGA